The following are encoded in a window of Coleofasciculus sp. FACHB-1120 genomic DNA:
- a CDS encoding patatin-like phospholipase family protein, producing MTFRILSFDGGGIRGVISATMLTEIEKIIGQPLSQYFQLIAGTSTGSILAASIASDRTAQDIVDVYQNKGTRIFPYRNLWSAQRVGLLLQYGPSAPKYSNKGLIDSLKEEFKYKKLSEITSTKLLITAYDTINREPIIFKSWRRIFAEIPLWEACVCSASAPTFFPAYRLDKKEEGIAQSGETNSITLGKEAAEDNGDYNQMQIEITGGTGRGQIRSILGYRGATRMAIVDAPWNVVPNNTSAYRITNVYSVIDGGVGANNPTACAIAEALRLGYKPDEISVLSLGTGSLTRAIPLESAQQWGAIQWALPIIDVIFDASSDINSYIAKQVIDDDNRYLRLQFKLDSKLTGKRLSDDIDDASPANVMNLIEAAKVYINQPQVQKSLRDFINS from the coding sequence GTGACTTTTCGCATTTTGAGTTTTGACGGTGGTGGTATCCGGGGCGTCATTTCGGCAACGATGCTGACAGAGATTGAGAAAATTATCGGTCAGCCCTTAAGTCAATATTTCCAATTAATCGCAGGAACCTCTACCGGGTCAATTTTGGCGGCGTCGATTGCTAGCGATCGCACAGCCCAAGACATCGTAGATGTGTACCAGAACAAAGGAACTCGAATCTTTCCCTACCGAAACCTTTGGTCGGCGCAACGGGTAGGGTTGCTTCTTCAGTATGGACCTTCTGCCCCTAAATACTCAAATAAAGGTTTGATTGACTCTCTCAAAGAAGAATTTAAATACAAAAAACTGTCGGAAATCACTTCAACAAAACTCTTAATTACTGCCTACGACACAATTAACCGAGAACCGATTATTTTTAAAAGCTGGCGCAGAATCTTTGCTGAAATTCCCTTATGGGAAGCGTGCGTCTGTTCTGCCTCCGCCCCAACTTTCTTTCCTGCCTATAGACTAGATAAAAAGGAAGAAGGGATTGCCCAAAGCGGAGAAACAAACTCGATTACTTTAGGGAAAGAAGCCGCAGAAGACAATGGTGATTACAATCAAATGCAGATTGAAATCACTGGTGGGACGGGACGCGGTCAGATTCGTAGCATCCTAGGTTACAGAGGGGCGACTCGGATGGCGATTGTGGATGCGCCGTGGAACGTAGTGCCCAACAATACCTCTGCTTACCGAATTACCAACGTATACTCGGTGATTGACGGCGGTGTTGGGGCAAATAATCCTACAGCTTGCGCGATCGCTGAAGCCCTTCGGTTGGGCTATAAACCCGACGAGATTTCGGTTTTATCTCTCGGTACGGGAAGTCTTACCCGCGCAATTCCGCTTGAAAGTGCCCAACAATGGGGTGCGATTCAGTGGGCACTCCCGATTATTGATGTAATTTTTGATGCTTCGTCAGATATTAATAGTTACATTGCTAAACAGGTTATTGATGACGATAATCGTTACTTGCGCTTGCAATTTAAACTCGATAGCAAGTTGACCGGAAAACGGTTGAGTGACGATATCGATGATGCGAGTCCGGCAAATGTCATGAATCTAATTGAAGCCGCCAAGGTCTACATCAACCAACCACAAGTGCAAAAATCGTTGAGGGATTTCATCAATAGTTAG